The following nucleotide sequence is from Catonella massiliensis.
TTATCTCCCCGGCCTCTACTCCCGACAACCCCTTTTCCCAGCTTGCTGTCATTTCAGGATTTAGCATAGCAGGTATGGCCATATCTGCAACCTCATACACCATTTCCCCAAAAAGCATAGGTGTAAGTATCTGCGTCTTTTTATTCAGAGCAAGATAGCCTATTTTTACAAGCTTTTCTATGATCCCTGCCCTTGTAGCAGAAGTACCTATACCCGCTCCCTTGATGGTTGCCCTAAGCTCTTCATCTTCTATGAGCTGGCCGGCGTTTTCCATGGCAAGTATCATAGAGCCTGAGGTATAGCGCTTTGGCGGAGTTGTCTTTCCTTCTTTAGTTTCAAGCTTATTAACGGAAAGAGGACTTCCCTTTGTAAGTGATGATAGAAGATTTAATAAAGCCTCGTTATCTGAAACCTCATCGGCTGCATCCCCTGTATCAGAGCTCTCGTCCTTCTTATCCTTTTCTTTAGACGGAAAACCCACTACTTCGAGATAGCCTTTTTCTTTAAGCACCTTCACATAAGAATAAAATTCCTCGGTAAAATCTCCTTCTTTATGCTTAATTCCGGTCACAAGACTGACTTTATCATAAATTGCAGGAGGATAGAAAATTGCTAAAAACCTCCTAACTATTATATCGTAAATTTTCTGGTTTAATTCACTCTGCTTAGCAATTTCTTTTAGATTCCCTGTAGGAATGATGGCATAGTGGTCTGTAACCTTCTTATCATCCACATACTGCGTCTTCTCAAGTCCCTTGTATAGCCCTTCATCCCTTATTTTAAGCACAAATTCACTTACAGGCTTGTATGCATAGAGACCGCTTAGATTCTTGGTTATCTCCCCTGCTACCGCCTTTGTTATCACCCTCGCATCAGTTCTTGGATATGTGGTAAGCTTCCCTTCATAAAGCTCCTGAACTGCTTTAAGAGTGGCATCGGGGCTTATATGAAATCTCTTGGTACATTCTGCCTGAAGTTCAGCCAGATTAAATAACAAAGGTGCTTTCTTCTTTTCACTGGTCTTATCCTTCTTCAAAACTACAGCTGTAGAATAGTCTAGTTCAGCTATCAGCTTTTTAGCATCTTCTTCCTTCTTAAATCCCTTTTCATTGTAAAGCAGAGGGCTTTCAAAGTATTTACTTGCCTTGCCTGACTTCCACTCCCCTAAAAAACTTGCACCCTCAGCACCAAAGCTTCCTGATATCTTATAAAAATTCGTCTGAACGAAGTTCCTTATCTCTCTTTCCCTGCGCACCACCATACCAAGCACACAGGTCATAACCCTGCCTATGGCTATGGCAGAGTACTTCTTAGTACCTGCCTTATTGTTTAAGAGGGAGCCATACTTGACTGATAAGGCTCTTGAGAAATTGATGCCCATGGCATAGTCTTCTATCCCTCTCATAATGCCAGCTCCGGCGAGGTTGTCATAGGCAGATATAGGCTTTGCTTCCCTCATGCCACGCTTTATCTCATCTTCGGTAAAGGAGTCTATCCATACTCTTCTTTCTTCTATTCCTTCTCTTACTCCACCGAAGTTTCTGATAAGCCTGATGATGACCTCTCCCTCACGCCCGCTGTCGCCTGCATAGAGGATGGTGTCTACTTCTGTAGAATTCATAAGGTTATGCACCACATCATACTGCTTCTTTACACTTGGAATGACGGCATACTTATAGGTCTTTGGCAGAAACGGCAGGTCATCAAGCTTCCATTTGTTGTATTTCTCATCATAATCCCCGGGATAGCACATTTCTATAAGATGCCCTACACACCAGGTAATTATGTATTCATTACTGCTATATGCCCCCTGTCCCCTCTTTGGGACTCCAAGTATGTCCGCATACTCTCCTGCTACCGATGGTTTCTCAGTTATAATCAGCGTTTTACCCATTATATTATATCCATTAACTCCCTTACATTACTTACCGGTAATACCTTAAAAGGCAGGTCCTTTGTATAGTTTACCTTTGGTATGATGACGAGGTTCTCACCAAACTTGGCTATTTCTTCAAGTCTTAGCCTCGCAAGATTTACCCCTCTTACTTCTCCTGTAAGTCCTACCTCTCCAAAAGCTATAATCTTTCCCTTACTTTCTCTGTTTCTATAGCTTGATATAAGGGCAGCCACTATGGCAAGGTCAAGAGCAGGCTCATTTATCTTAAGCCCTCCTGCAACATTTACATAGGCATCACAGTTACCAAGATTAAGCCCCAGCCTCTTCTCAAGTACGGCTATCAAGATATTTACCCTGTTATAATCTGCTCCCGCTGTGGTTCTCTTTGGAAAGTTAAAATTGGTCTGGCAGACGAGAGCCTGTACCTCAACAAGGATTGGCCTGCTGCCCTCCATAGTGCAGGCAACCACAGAGCCCGGTGCATTTTCAGGCATACCTTTTAGCATATATTCTGATGGGTTTGCTACCTCTCTAAGCCCGGTCTGCCCCATGTCAAATACTCCCACCTCATTGGTCGAGCCAAAGCGGTTCTTGACTGCACGAAGTATTCTGTATGAGGCTACATCTTCACCTTCAAAATAAAGTACGGTATCCACCATGTGTTCAAGAGTCCTAGGTCCTGCCACAGTACCCTCCTTGGTCACATGGCCTACAATGAAAACGGACACTCCAAGGCCTTTTGATATGCGAAGCAGGGTAGAGGTTACCTCCCTTACCTGAGATATGCTGCCCGCAGCAGAGTCAGCCTTAGATGAATACATAGTCTGAATCGAATCCACTATGACAACCTCAGGCTTGCCATTTTCTATAGCCGCTTCTATCTTTTCTATATCTGTCTCACAATAAAGGAGCATGTCAGAAGACTGTCTGCCAAGCCTCTCACTTCTTATGGCAATCTGCCTCTCAGACTCCTCTCCCGATACGTAGAGTACGGATACGTTTTTGTCAGAAAGCTTGGCGCACATCTGCAAAAGCAGGGTTGACTTACCTATGCCGGGATCTCCTCCTACAAGGACGAGGGAGCCCTTTACTATACCGCCTCCCAGTACCCTGTCAAGCTCTGATATTCCCGTAGTTACACGCTCATCGCTTTCAAGTGATACATCCTTTATCTTAATCGGCAAAGAGGCAGCCACGCCCGGTTTCAGGCTGCTGCCTCCTTTCTTTATGGCCGGAGCTTCCGAAAAAGCGTTCCAAGCCTTGCAGACAGGGCACTGGCCGAGCCACTTAGCCGACTCATAGCCACATTCCCCGCAAAAAAATACTGTTTTACTCTTTGCCATTATGCCTCTTTTACAACTACCTTCTTAGCAGTATCTTCTTTTGTTTCTACATTTATAGTAAGCTTACCGCCAAGGTTAGTTTTAATCCTGCCTGAGTTTACACCGTCAATCTCAATCTCATATTCCTTTTCTTCCCCAAGCTCAAGGGTAATCTGTGCATCAGACTCGCCCTCAACAAGGAAGCTTACGCCGTTTTCACTACGCTTGTAGTTAAAAACCGCAGTACCCGGAACTGATTCGTAGGCAAAAAGCCCGTTTCTTTCAAGTTTGGTTATCTCCTTGAAAGTCTTAATCTTATATACATCTCCTTCAAATGAGAATCCTTCAAGCTTTGCCTTACTGCCAAGCTTATAGTTACCAAAATCAATGCCTTC
It contains:
- a CDS encoding endosialidase — its product is MAIVEELIRKSNEGIDFGNYKLGSKAKLEGFSFEGDVYKIKTFKEITKLERNGLFAYESVPGTAVFNYKRSENGVSFLVEGESDAQITLELGEEKEYEIEIDGVNSGRIKTNLGGKLTINVETKEDTAKKVVVKEA
- the radA gene encoding DNA repair protein RadA, whose translation is MAKSKTVFFCGECGYESAKWLGQCPVCKAWNAFSEAPAIKKGGSSLKPGVAASLPIKIKDVSLESDERVTTGISELDRVLGGGIVKGSLVLVGGDPGIGKSTLLLQMCAKLSDKNVSVLYVSGEESERQIAIRSERLGRQSSDMLLYCETDIEKIEAAIENGKPEVVIVDSIQTMYSSKADSAAGSISQVREVTSTLLRISKGLGVSVFIVGHVTKEGTVAGPRTLEHMVDTVLYFEGEDVASYRILRAVKNRFGSTNEVGVFDMGQTGLREVANPSEYMLKGMPENAPGSVVACTMEGSRPILVEVQALVCQTNFNFPKRTTAGADYNRVNILIAVLEKRLGLNLGNCDAYVNVAGGLKINEPALDLAIVAALISSYRNRESKGKIIAFGEVGLTGEVRGVNLARLRLEEIAKFGENLVIIPKVNYTKDLPFKVLPVSNVRELMDII
- a CDS encoding DNA topoisomerase, encoding MGKTLIITEKPSVAGEYADILGVPKRGQGAYSSNEYIITWCVGHLIEMCYPGDYDEKYNKWKLDDLPFLPKTYKYAVIPSVKKQYDVVHNLMNSTEVDTILYAGDSGREGEVIIRLIRNFGGVREGIEERRVWIDSFTEDEIKRGMREAKPISAYDNLAGAGIMRGIEDYAMGINFSRALSVKYGSLLNNKAGTKKYSAIAIGRVMTCVLGMVVRREREIRNFVQTNFYKISGSFGAEGASFLGEWKSGKASKYFESPLLYNEKGFKKEEDAKKLIAELDYSTAVVLKKDKTSEKKKAPLLFNLAELQAECTKRFHISPDATLKAVQELYEGKLTTYPRTDARVITKAVAGEITKNLSGLYAYKPVSEFVLKIRDEGLYKGLEKTQYVDDKKVTDHYAIIPTGNLKEIAKQSELNQKIYDIIVRRFLAIFYPPAIYDKVSLVTGIKHKEGDFTEEFYSYVKVLKEKGYLEVVGFPSKEKDKKDESSDTGDAADEVSDNEALLNLLSSLTKGSPLSVNKLETKEGKTTPPKRYTSGSMILAMENAGQLIEDEELRATIKGAGIGTSATRAGIIEKLVKIGYLALNKKTQILTPMLFGEMVYEVADMAIPAMLNPEMTASWEKGLSGVEAGEISTDKYEETLNTYVRKYIDNIKVKDLSRELGNRLETIKKLQK